One segment of Novipirellula artificiosorum DNA contains the following:
- the lnt gene encoding apolipoprotein N-acyltransferase, whose amino-acid sequence MNAIQSIFRSQSSRGRFALACLSLLLLWLAQPPLKLWPLAMVALVPLLSWIATLTTLCRRDVFAIWAVSACYWMVSLQGIRHAHPIMYVSLILLAAYLGVYVPLFVLLCRRLLRLHLPLALVAPVVWVGLECWRNYFATGISAAMLGHTVVDVPALIQIADLFGSYGVSFLIVSINVAILSILTRITAPDTPWFVPCATGVGLLLATLVYGHHRLGETPTDELATFALIQRSEQVEYQQDARREDEIYRNYAGESIRSLEQSRTAVDVVVWPESMFTGGLPWMMMDTDAIVPPQFPGPPSDFPSAVEGNRRYFLDRTGDVMNLLESANPSHAAPHLVVGCGVVHYGDVPSVYSGMIHVAPVSESSPEVKQWYGKNHLVMFGEYVPLIHAIPGLRSLVPDGLMVTPGDGPTVFEVDGTNVLPLICIETAVERVAVDHLRRLRAEQTPTDVIVTVTNDGWFDDSSVIEHHLRCAQMIAVGTRRPVLSSANNGPTAWIDSCGRVVEGLSIGSNGAVIATPLRDARVSIYSRIGDLPAKGFALLCLMPVLGAAVARVRKGEFKLRPTLL is encoded by the coding sequence ATGAATGCAATCCAATCGATCTTCCGCAGTCAATCGTCTCGTGGCCGGTTTGCGCTGGCCTGTTTGAGCCTGTTGCTGCTCTGGCTCGCACAACCGCCGTTGAAACTTTGGCCGCTCGCGATGGTCGCCTTGGTGCCCTTGCTGAGTTGGATCGCCACATTGACAACGCTCTGCCGGCGAGACGTCTTCGCCATCTGGGCCGTCTCGGCATGCTACTGGATGGTGTCGCTACAAGGAATTCGGCATGCGCACCCGATCATGTACGTCAGTTTGATCCTTTTGGCGGCGTACCTTGGTGTCTACGTGCCTCTTTTCGTACTGCTCTGTCGACGTCTTCTTCGTCTTCACCTCCCGCTTGCCCTTGTCGCGCCGGTTGTGTGGGTTGGGTTGGAGTGTTGGCGGAACTACTTTGCGACCGGGATCTCCGCTGCAATGCTCGGGCACACTGTCGTCGATGTTCCCGCATTGATTCAAATCGCAGATCTGTTCGGCTCCTACGGCGTCAGTTTCCTGATCGTGTCGATCAACGTCGCCATTTTGTCGATTCTGACGAGAATCACTGCCCCGGACACCCCGTGGTTTGTCCCCTGTGCGACGGGGGTGGGTCTACTGTTGGCGACGCTTGTTTACGGTCACCATCGCTTGGGCGAGACGCCAACCGACGAGCTTGCGACGTTTGCGCTGATCCAAAGAAGCGAACAAGTGGAGTACCAACAGGACGCTCGCCGCGAAGATGAGATCTATCGAAACTATGCGGGTGAATCGATTCGTTCGCTCGAACAATCCCGCACAGCGGTAGACGTGGTCGTCTGGCCCGAGTCCATGTTCACCGGCGGATTGCCTTGGATGATGATGGACACGGACGCCATCGTTCCGCCTCAATTTCCTGGGCCGCCATCCGATTTCCCGAGTGCCGTGGAAGGGAATCGCAGGTACTTTCTTGATCGCACAGGCGATGTCATGAACCTGCTGGAGTCAGCGAATCCCTCGCATGCAGCACCGCACTTGGTGGTCGGTTGTGGGGTGGTTCATTATGGCGATGTGCCGAGCGTTTATAGCGGCATGATTCATGTTGCACCGGTTTCGGAGTCGTCGCCAGAAGTAAAACAGTGGTACGGCAAGAATCATTTGGTCATGTTTGGCGAATATGTTCCACTGATTCATGCGATTCCTGGGCTTCGGTCGCTTGTCCCCGATGGGTTGATGGTCACACCTGGGGACGGACCGACCGTGTTTGAGGTGGACGGAACGAATGTGTTGCCGCTGATTTGCATCGAAACCGCGGTCGAACGAGTCGCAGTCGATCATCTCCGTCGCTTGCGAGCCGAACAGACACCAACCGATGTGATCGTCACCGTCACCAACGATGGTTGGTTCGATGATTCGAGCGTGATCGAGCATCATCTCCGCTGTGCTCAAATGATCGCCGTCGGAACCCGCCGACCGGTGCTGTCGTCAGCCAACAATGGCCCAACGGCTTGGATCGACAGTTGCGGCCGAGTCGTTGAAGGATTGTCGATCGGAAGCAACGGAGCCGTCATCGCAACCCCGCTTCGCGACGCTCGGGTATCGATCTATTCGCGAATCGGGGACCTCCCTGCGAAAGGGTTCGCGCTGCTGTGCCTGATGCCGGTGTTGGGAGCCGCCGTCGCACGCGTGCGCAAGGGCGAATTCAAGTTGCGTCCAACCCTTTTGTAA